One window of the Runella slithyformis DSM 19594 genome contains the following:
- a CDS encoding chromate resistance protein ChrB domain-containing protein — translation MKWITRERPKIDRIACPWLIRRFIEPTAEIIYVPEAQVKMQAEALGAIPFDVPGVEFTHYENRSTFDYFLQKYDLKDPALHVMAPIIRGADADDHAAAAQAAGLWAIAAGMAFNIKDDYALLEQGMVIYDALYSWAKHLRHEKHTQNASENLLLEVFREYLKKQKGKKSPAWVKELEAMIQDHIDTNLTLSLKEISEELDLNPAYLSREFSKHFDDLSFGEYIRKLRIDKAIQLLETSDSPLSEIAYLTGFSDQSHFTRIFKKFTGKNPSTYRKNVLKSKENTKG, via the coding sequence ATGAAGTGGATTACCAGGGAGCGTCCCAAGATTGACCGCATTGCCTGTCCGTGGCTCATTCGACGGTTCATTGAGCCGACGGCCGAGATCATCTACGTACCCGAGGCACAGGTCAAAATGCAGGCGGAAGCCTTGGGAGCCATTCCGTTTGATGTGCCGGGGGTTGAGTTCACGCATTACGAAAACCGCAGCACATTTGATTATTTTCTTCAAAAATACGACCTGAAAGACCCCGCCCTGCACGTCATGGCCCCCATTATTCGGGGGGCCGATGCCGACGACCACGCAGCGGCGGCACAGGCAGCGGGGCTATGGGCCATCGCGGCGGGCATGGCCTTCAACATCAAAGACGATTATGCGCTGCTCGAACAGGGCATGGTCATTTACGACGCCCTCTACAGTTGGGCCAAGCACCTCAGGCACGAAAAACACACCCAAAATGCCTCCGAAAACCTGCTGCTGGAAGTATTCCGGGAATATTTGAAGAAACAGAAAGGCAAAAAATCACCCGCCTGGGTGAAAGAACTGGAAGCAATGATCCAGGACCACATCGATACCAATCTCACCCTCAGCCTGAAAGAAATTTCAGAAGAGTTGGATCTGAACCCCGCGTACCTGTCGCGCGAGTTTTCGAAACACTTTGATGATCTGTCCTTCGGCGAATACATCCGTAAGCTGCGCATTGATAAAGCCATTCAATTATTGGAGACCTCCGACAGCCCCTTATCCGAGATCGCCTACCTGACGGGCTTCTCCGACCAAAGTCATTTTACGCGCATTTTTAAAAAATTTACGGGTAAAAACCCCTCTACTTACCGAAAAAACGTCCTGAAAAGTAAAGAAAATACCAAAGGTTAA
- a CDS encoding sensor histidine kinase, with product MDLVRFQTNLWWRNSLFFALVGCVLLAFNWEGFWISQQNQPGFVLEMVSMLLLVYSLCLTHNVILYERFLRQRHYGRYAPGVVGLLLAWVCIDYFFSENQSVHWLNSVLSGSLLLLFGWGLYLIYHNVFLANRQLKTELYSRRNEVSQLRAQMNPHFLFNALNNLYGVSVSEPERVPDFVLMLSDLLRYQIQSSLKEWVSLADEVHFLNQFVQYERDKLGHRGTVSWEVEIPDLSVHIAPLLLFPFLENAFKYGCQLTDPRIQARLSVSNETLLFACQNTFNPQRRGEKSATQLGIYNTQQRLNLLYPDDYTLTISEENTTYTVRLTINFNRYAS from the coding sequence ATGGATTTAGTACGGTTTCAAACGAACTTATGGTGGCGAAACAGCCTGTTCTTTGCTCTTGTCGGCTGCGTGCTGCTGGCTTTCAACTGGGAAGGTTTTTGGATATCCCAACAAAACCAGCCGGGCTTTGTACTCGAAATGGTGAGTATGCTGTTGTTGGTATACAGTCTTTGCCTGACGCATAATGTCATTCTGTACGAACGATTCCTACGGCAACGGCACTACGGTCGCTATGCGCCGGGTGTTGTCGGACTACTGCTTGCCTGGGTCTGTATAGATTACTTTTTTTCTGAAAACCAATCCGTTCACTGGCTGAATAGTGTACTGAGCGGATCATTACTTTTACTTTTTGGTTGGGGGCTTTACCTGATTTATCACAACGTTTTTTTAGCCAACCGCCAATTGAAAACGGAACTCTACAGCCGCCGCAACGAAGTATCCCAATTGAGGGCACAAATGAACCCGCATTTCCTGTTCAATGCGCTCAATAACCTCTATGGCGTAAGTGTAAGTGAGCCCGAACGGGTGCCTGATTTTGTATTGATGCTTTCTGATCTGCTACGCTATCAGATTCAGAGCAGCCTGAAGGAGTGGGTTAGCCTGGCTGATGAAGTGCATTTTCTGAATCAGTTTGTTCAGTATGAACGTGATAAATTAGGGCATCGGGGCACCGTAAGCTGGGAGGTTGAGATTCCCGACCTGAGTGTACATATTGCGCCCCTGCTCTTGTTTCCTTTTCTGGAAAATGCGTTCAAATATGGCTGCCAACTCACTGATCCCCGCATTCAGGCCCGTCTCTCAGTCAGCAACGAAACGCTGTTATTTGCCTGTCAAAATACATTCAACCCACAACGGAGAGGCGAAAAATCCGCCACTCAACTGGGGATCTATAACACGCAACAGCGACTGAATTTGCTATATCCGGACGATTATACCCTGACAATCAGTGAGGAAAATACTACCTATACCGTTCGCTTAACGATAAACTTCAACCGCTATGCTTCCTGA
- a CDS encoding S9 family peptidase → MQKKYPIAWLLLFTLSANAQTQKIFTAADYDRAAAMLVPNAAKYIDNQIQPQWLPDGRLWYRVLTANASKYVLYNPADGKKSTANSKKELLEGVAVAPAPPKLSPIETLSPDGKKTVFIRNWNLWMKDLNTGKETALTTDGVKDFGYATDNAGWKHSDKAIVRWSPDSKKIATYRQDQRHTKNMYLVKTTVGAPELEEWKYPLPTDSAVIKIHRVIIEVTESPKVIRLALPADDRRSTLGDDISHNGELDDVSWSDDGKQLAFVSTTRDHKQATLRIANAETGAVRTVFEEKVNTQYESGQGTINWKFLSKTNEIIWYSERSDWGHLYLYDATTGQVKNQITAGNFVVTRMLKTDAAKRVIYFEAKGREVGQNPYYSYVYRVDFSGKNLALLTPNAGHHAISFSPDGTYFTDTYSQPTVPPVTEVRDLKGALITTLEKTDITRLKAMGWTPPTPFSVKSADNKWDLYGQLFTPSNLNPAEKYPVIVYIYPGPQGGSVGSWSFLGATRDNQALAELGFVVVALEGSCNPNRSKSFHDACYGNMGENTLPDQIAGLRQLAEKYPYLNLNSVGIWGHSGGGFATAAAMFNYPDFFKVGISESGNHENRNYEDDWGERYIGLETKGEMGVSNYEQQANQVHAKNLKGKLLLVHGGMDDNVPPYNSYLVADALIKANKDFDFLIFPNARHGYGENTYYMMRKRWDYFVQHLMQATPPKEYQLNITPDSRAKEPNDK, encoded by the coding sequence ATGCAAAAAAAATACCCGATCGCGTGGCTGTTGCTTTTTACTCTTTCAGCCAACGCTCAAACACAAAAGATTTTTACCGCGGCCGATTACGATCGTGCCGCCGCTATGCTCGTCCCCAATGCCGCTAAGTACATCGACAATCAGATACAGCCGCAGTGGTTGCCCGACGGCCGGCTTTGGTACCGTGTTTTGACGGCCAATGCATCGAAATACGTCCTGTATAATCCGGCTGACGGCAAAAAAAGTACGGCCAATTCAAAAAAAGAACTGTTGGAAGGCGTAGCTGTCGCCCCCGCCCCGCCCAAGCTCTCCCCCATCGAAACCCTGTCGCCGGATGGCAAAAAGACGGTCTTTATCCGCAACTGGAATTTGTGGATGAAAGACCTCAATACCGGAAAAGAAACGGCCCTCACCACCGATGGCGTTAAGGATTTCGGCTATGCCACCGATAATGCAGGCTGGAAACATTCTGACAAAGCCATTGTACGATGGTCGCCGGACTCAAAAAAAATCGCCACGTACCGACAGGACCAGCGTCATACCAAAAACATGTATCTGGTCAAAACCACGGTAGGGGCACCCGAATTGGAAGAATGGAAATACCCGTTGCCGACCGATTCGGCCGTCATCAAGATTCATCGGGTCATTATTGAAGTGACGGAATCGCCCAAGGTGATTCGCCTGGCCTTACCCGCCGATGACCGACGCAGTACATTAGGCGATGATATATCACACAACGGCGAACTGGATGATGTTTCATGGAGTGATGACGGGAAGCAGCTGGCTTTTGTCTCCACCACCCGGGATCACAAACAGGCCACCCTTCGCATTGCCAATGCCGAAACGGGTGCAGTAAGGACGGTTTTTGAGGAAAAAGTGAATACCCAATACGAGTCCGGACAGGGGACCATCAACTGGAAGTTTCTGTCAAAGACCAATGAAATCATCTGGTATTCGGAACGCTCCGACTGGGGACACCTGTACCTTTATGACGCGACTACCGGTCAGGTTAAGAATCAGATTACTGCCGGCAATTTTGTGGTGACCCGTATGCTGAAAACGGATGCGGCGAAACGCGTGATCTATTTTGAAGCGAAAGGCAGGGAGGTCGGCCAAAACCCCTATTATTCGTATGTGTACCGGGTGGATTTCAGCGGCAAGAATTTGGCCTTGCTCACCCCCAATGCCGGCCACCATGCGATCAGCTTTTCGCCCGACGGCACCTATTTTACCGACACTTATTCTCAACCGACCGTACCGCCCGTCACCGAAGTACGCGATTTGAAAGGTGCCTTGATTACTACCTTAGAGAAAACCGATATCACCCGTTTGAAAGCCATGGGCTGGACTCCTCCCACGCCTTTCAGCGTAAAATCGGCCGATAACAAATGGGATCTGTATGGCCAGCTATTTACTCCCTCCAACTTAAATCCTGCCGAAAAATACCCCGTGATCGTATACATCTATCCCGGCCCGCAGGGCGGCAGCGTGGGTTCATGGAGCTTTTTAGGAGCCACCCGCGACAATCAGGCGTTGGCCGAATTGGGTTTTGTGGTAGTGGCTTTGGAAGGCAGCTGTAACCCCAACCGTTCCAAATCCTTTCATGATGCCTGCTACGGCAATATGGGCGAAAACACCCTGCCCGACCAAATCGCGGGTCTACGGCAATTGGCCGAAAAATATCCGTACCTGAATCTAAACAGCGTCGGTATTTGGGGGCATTCGGGAGGCGGATTTGCGACGGCGGCCGCGATGTTCAACTACCCCGATTTCTTTAAGGTCGGTATTTCAGAATCGGGCAATCATGAAAACAGAAACTACGAAGACGACTGGGGCGAACGCTACATCGGATTGGAAACAAAAGGCGAAATGGGCGTTTCCAACTATGAACAACAGGCCAATCAGGTACACGCCAAAAATTTAAAAGGCAAACTGTTGCTGGTGCATGGCGGCATGGACGATAATGTTCCGCCCTACAATTCGTATCTGGTGGCGGATGCGTTGATCAAAGCCAACAAAGACTTTGATTTCCTTATTTTCCCCAATGCCCGCCACGGCTACGGAGAAAATACCTATTACATGATGCGCAAAAGATGGGATTACTTTGTTCAGCATTTGATGCAGGCCACTCCTCCTAAAGAGTATCAGCTCAACATAACGCCCGACTCAAGAGCAAAGGAACCGAACGATAAGTAG
- a CDS encoding LytR/AlgR family response regulator transcription factor, whose amino-acid sequence MLPDLNDRLLSCLIVDDEAPAHQVIKSHLGKLTQFEVVGQCYTGLEAYQFLEKQPVDVLFLDIDMPELKGPELVRSLKIRPAVVFTTAYAEFGVESYELNVIDYLLKPIRFERFLQAVRKLITHFSHKPDPMVPTHITVKADGMTHRISLSDIQYVEGLGNYVKMYIDTRPLLVLETMQNAEQRLSVGPFCRIHKSFIVNLGHISRLLPREIVLNNGTRLPIGRRYAALLESRWLTFQAEYGKQG is encoded by the coding sequence ATGCTTCCTGATTTAAACGACAGGCTGCTTTCATGCCTGATTGTAGACGACGAAGCCCCGGCTCATCAGGTCATTAAAAGTCATCTGGGAAAGTTGACCCAATTTGAAGTGGTTGGGCAATGCTATACGGGCCTTGAAGCGTATCAGTTTTTGGAGAAACAGCCCGTCGACGTCCTTTTCCTGGACATTGATATGCCCGAATTGAAGGGCCCGGAACTGGTCCGTTCCCTGAAAATTCGCCCGGCGGTCGTGTTTACAACCGCCTACGCAGAATTTGGAGTGGAAAGTTATGAACTGAATGTGATAGATTATTTGCTGAAACCTATTCGGTTTGAGCGTTTTTTACAGGCTGTCCGGAAACTGATCACCCACTTTTCTCACAAGCCTGACCCTATGGTGCCTACACATATTACAGTAAAAGCCGATGGCATGACGCACCGGATTTCCTTATCTGATATTCAGTATGTTGAGGGGTTGGGTAACTATGTCAAGATGTATATAGACACCCGGCCGTTGTTGGTCCTTGAGACGATGCAAAACGCAGAGCAACGTCTATCCGTTGGGCCGTTTTGTCGGATTCACAAGTCATTCATTGTCAACTTAGGGCATATATCCCGACTCTTGCCCCGGGAAATAGTATTAAACAACGGTACTCGTCTGCCGATTGGCCGACGTTACGCGGCCCTTCTGGAAAGTCGATGGTTAACATTTCAGGCAGAATACGGAAAGCAAGGCTGA
- a CDS encoding WG repeat-containing protein: MMIKYVFLLSAAFTACTSGNQTNEHTAEPEPLILTQADSTGESGYRNGNNEVIIPIGKYAQCLTDTFRTHAIVLTKSDNKWVVIDRAEKQLYEVFPYDNGPDYPSEGLFRIVQDGKIGYADAATYAIVIAPQYECAYPFENGKAKVSTDCKTAGEGEHREWTSDAWQYLDRK; encoded by the coding sequence ATGATGATAAAATATGTATTTCTCCTGTCAGCGGCTTTTACCGCCTGCACCTCCGGGAACCAAACGAACGAGCACACCGCTGAACCGGAACCGTTGATCCTCACCCAAGCGGATTCAACCGGAGAATCGGGCTATCGAAACGGCAACAACGAAGTCATCATTCCCATCGGCAAATACGCCCAATGCCTGACCGATACGTTCCGCACCCACGCCATCGTCCTGACCAAAAGCGACAACAAATGGGTGGTCATTGACCGCGCCGAAAAGCAGCTCTACGAAGTGTTTCCGTACGATAACGGCCCCGATTATCCTTCGGAAGGGCTGTTCAGAATCGTACAGGACGGCAAAATCGGCTATGCCGACGCCGCTACCTATGCGATCGTCATCGCACCGCAGTATGAGTGTGCCTATCCATTTGAAAACGGCAAAGCCAAGGTGAGTACCGATTGTAAAACCGCCGGCGAAGGGGAGCACCGCGAGTGGACGAGTGATGCCTGGCAATACCTGGACCGAAAATAG
- a CDS encoding family 16 glycoside hydrolase: protein MKTFLAKNSLLVPLMVVFTINSFFYSPGRDGGINTPNDITALNGTPDEFPTEIIHFKHHAQNPVFSGTGKVGDWDEKIRERGYILREGSTYHLWYTGYKKEKNAVMHLGYATSPDGITWTRYAQNPIHDLGWVEDMSVIKSDGTYYMFAEGKDDIAHLLTSTDRIRWKEQGPLDVRLTNGNPISKGAYGTPAIWKENGTWYLFYERGDLGIWLATSKDLKIWTNVQDEPVLKMGPDTYDQYAVAMNQVIKYKGLYYGYYHASAYKDWREWSMNVAVSKDLIHWKKYENNPIIGNDKSSGILVHDGKGYRMYTMHPEVNVYFPNDWKWLFNGTSTDPWVSAKSDRFPAEGWAIEGTQLAVNKGKGDSKAVVRGGDIITKKTYSQFDLEFEFKLYPGANTGLKYFAKKYPDGTILGCEYQLIDDTGNKDIANDTNDKRRTAGLYELFPPASRQLKPIGQWNKGRIRVEGTRVIHWLNDVKVVEYTIGSPEFMKAKAESKFKEVSDFGTAPGHILLQDHGDEAAFRNIRIREL, encoded by the coding sequence ATGAAAACATTCTTAGCGAAAAACAGCCTTTTAGTGCCGTTGATGGTGGTTTTCACCATTAACTCCTTCTTTTATTCGCCCGGTCGAGATGGCGGCATTAACACCCCCAACGACATTACAGCGCTGAACGGAACCCCCGATGAATTCCCGACCGAAATCATCCATTTCAAACACCACGCGCAAAACCCCGTTTTTTCAGGCACCGGAAAGGTCGGAGATTGGGATGAAAAGATCAGAGAGCGCGGCTACATTCTGCGCGAAGGCAGCACCTACCATTTGTGGTATACGGGTTACAAAAAGGAGAAAAATGCCGTCATGCACTTAGGCTACGCCACCTCGCCCGACGGCATCACCTGGACGCGCTACGCCCAAAATCCCATTCATGACTTGGGCTGGGTCGAAGATATGTCGGTCATCAAGTCTGACGGCACCTACTATATGTTTGCCGAAGGAAAAGACGATATAGCGCATTTGCTCACCTCCACCGACCGCATTCGCTGGAAAGAACAGGGGCCCTTGGACGTACGCCTGACCAATGGCAATCCCATTTCTAAAGGAGCCTACGGCACGCCGGCGATTTGGAAGGAGAACGGCACGTGGTATCTTTTTTACGAGCGCGGGGATTTGGGCATTTGGCTGGCTACCTCCAAAGACCTGAAAATCTGGACCAACGTGCAGGATGAACCCGTCCTGAAAATGGGCCCCGACACCTACGATCAATACGCCGTAGCCATGAATCAGGTCATCAAATACAAAGGGCTGTATTACGGATATTACCACGCTTCGGCCTACAAAGATTGGCGGGAATGGTCGATGAACGTGGCGGTTTCCAAGGACCTGATTCATTGGAAAAAGTACGAAAACAACCCCATCATCGGCAATGATAAGTCGAGCGGTATCCTCGTTCACGACGGTAAGGGCTATCGTATGTATACCATGCACCCGGAAGTGAATGTGTATTTTCCCAACGATTGGAAGTGGCTTTTCAACGGCACTTCTACCGACCCGTGGGTTTCGGCCAAATCCGACCGTTTTCCCGCCGAAGGCTGGGCGATCGAGGGCACCCAATTAGCCGTCAACAAAGGCAAAGGCGACAGCAAAGCCGTCGTGCGCGGCGGCGACATCATTACCAAAAAGACCTATTCCCAATTTGACCTGGAATTTGAATTTAAACTGTACCCCGGTGCCAATACGGGCCTGAAATACTTTGCCAAAAAATATCCCGACGGCACTATCTTAGGCTGTGAATACCAACTCATTGACGATACCGGCAACAAAGACATTGCCAACGATACCAACGACAAACGCCGCACTGCCGGATTGTACGAACTGTTTCCGCCCGCTTCACGACAACTGAAACCCATCGGACAGTGGAACAAAGGCCGCATCCGAGTCGAAGGCACGCGAGTGATCCATTGGCTCAACGACGTGAAAGTCGTGGAGTACACCATCGGCAGTCCTGAATTCATGAAAGCCAAGGCCGAAAGCAAATTCAAAGAGGTCAGTGATTTCGGCACCGCACCGGGTCATATTTTACTTCAGGACCACGGCGACGAAGCGGCCTTCCGCAACATTCGGATTCGGGAATTGTAA
- a CDS encoding alpha/beta fold hydrolase, translated as MIRLLSISFICLSAFWSCRQEEITFSTKTNDLFFVQNQGASMPVLVEGNTSSDVLLLVVHGGPGSDALQTMNGSWMAPLESRYGVAYWDQRNAGSTQGGANHNVLRVATFADDLKKVVTVLKHRYGANRRIFLYSHSWGGCLSAAFLTQADNQLMVNGWINLDGATDFPLVDTESKAMQLRIGTAEKAAGRRVAEWTPILDYARANDPRTSPKISERFNDNAYKAIKLIEEINKPAKERTNDLRYSPNSLMSRLVNFYSVYAGTSLAAELFNTSFSGQLPRLNLPVLALFGKYDFVVPPAVGQDLLNRISSTDKRLVILNRSGHDPYLTEPDVVNEEIIRFIEHNR; from the coding sequence ATGATTCGTCTGCTGAGTATATCATTCATCTGTCTGTCAGCTTTTTGGAGCTGTCGGCAAGAAGAAATCACGTTTAGTACGAAAACAAATGACCTGTTCTTTGTCCAAAATCAGGGAGCCTCCATGCCCGTACTTGTTGAAGGAAACACGTCCTCGGATGTGCTGCTGCTTGTGGTACACGGCGGTCCGGGCAGCGATGCCCTGCAGACAATGAACGGCTCTTGGATGGCCCCCCTCGAAAGCCGGTACGGGGTTGCTTACTGGGATCAACGCAATGCGGGCTCAACCCAGGGCGGGGCTAATCACAACGTGCTGAGGGTGGCCACTTTCGCCGACGATCTGAAAAAAGTCGTGACGGTTCTAAAGCATCGCTACGGGGCCAATCGCCGGATTTTTCTATACAGCCACAGTTGGGGCGGATGTCTGTCGGCGGCTTTTCTGACGCAGGCCGACAACCAATTGATGGTAAATGGCTGGATCAACCTCGATGGGGCCACCGATTTTCCGCTGGTAGATACCGAAAGCAAGGCCATGCAACTTCGTATCGGCACTGCCGAAAAAGCCGCCGGACGGCGTGTAGCTGAATGGACCCCGATCCTCGATTATGCCCGGGCCAATGACCCGCGTACCTCGCCGAAGATATCCGAGCGGTTCAACGACAATGCCTACAAAGCCATAAAACTCATAGAAGAAATAAACAAGCCCGCCAAGGAACGCACCAACGACCTGCGCTACTCTCCCAACTCATTGATGAGCCGGTTGGTTAATTTTTACAGCGTATATGCCGGTACTTCACTGGCGGCCGAACTGTTTAACACGTCTTTTTCGGGGCAGTTACCCCGGCTCAATCTGCCTGTACTGGCCTTGTTCGGGAAATATGATTTTGTGGTACCGCCCGCCGTTGGGCAGGACTTACTGAATCGAATCAGCTCAACGGATAAACGGTTGGTAATCCTGAATCGTAGTGGCCACGACCCCTACCTAACCGAACCGGATGTAGTTAATGAAGAAATCATTCGGTTTATAGAGCATAACCGGTAA
- a CDS encoding type II asparaginase has product MKNVFFLLLAACLLPIGAGAQKPRVIVLATGGTIAGKGASPDRAAYEAGKIPIQELLVAIPSINTLVDVQGEQIASVGSYKITIDIWLKLAKRINEITANNEADGIVITHGTDTQEETAYFLSLTTGSAKPVVLTGSMRPSTAISTDGPKNLYDAILVAAAPQSQGTGVVLSFNERIYDAKNVTKINTLDVNAFDSPNTGPIGKIYDGQVRYHSQPIAPGPKPFVDISKIAALPKVEIVSMYADASAIPFNALLNEKTDGIVIAGVGNGHYNQAVQEAILKAKSTKTLIVRSSRVVSGNTEMATEDEFNDVKMNTIAAIDHTPQKARILLMLALTLTKDREKIQELFRKY; this is encoded by the coding sequence ATGAAAAATGTATTTTTCCTGCTGCTAGCGGCCTGTTTGCTTCCAATCGGGGCCGGTGCCCAAAAGCCGAGAGTGATCGTCCTGGCTACCGGAGGGACCATTGCCGGAAAAGGGGCAAGTCCGGACCGTGCCGCGTATGAAGCGGGAAAAATACCCATTCAGGAGTTGTTGGTGGCCATTCCGAGCATCAATACGTTGGTGGATGTGCAGGGAGAACAAATAGCTTCCGTAGGCAGCTATAAGATCACAATCGACATTTGGCTGAAATTGGCAAAACGCATCAATGAAATCACGGCAAACAATGAAGCCGATGGGATTGTCATCACCCACGGCACCGATACGCAGGAAGAAACCGCCTATTTTTTAAGCCTCACCACCGGTTCAGCCAAACCGGTGGTGCTGACCGGCTCCATGCGCCCTTCCACGGCCATCAGTACCGACGGTCCCAAAAACCTGTACGATGCTATTTTGGTAGCCGCCGCTCCCCAAAGCCAAGGCACGGGCGTGGTCCTGAGCTTTAATGAACGGATCTACGATGCCAAAAATGTGACAAAGATCAATACGCTGGATGTCAACGCGTTTGACTCACCGAATACCGGTCCCATCGGGAAGATATACGACGGGCAGGTGAGATACCACAGCCAACCCATCGCTCCCGGCCCGAAACCTTTTGTGGATATCAGCAAAATAGCGGCTTTACCCAAAGTGGAAATCGTGTCCATGTATGCAGATGCTTCGGCGATTCCGTTCAATGCCCTGCTCAACGAAAAGACAGACGGTATTGTGATTGCGGGCGTCGGCAACGGCCATTATAATCAGGCCGTTCAGGAAGCCATTCTAAAGGCAAAGTCAACCAAAACCCTCATTGTGCGCTCCTCCCGGGTGGTTTCCGGCAATACGGAGATGGCCACCGAAGACGAGTTTAACGACGTCAAAATGAATACCATAGCGGCTATTGATCATACTCCCCAGAAAGCACGGATTTTGTTGATGCTGGCCCTCACTCTGACAAAAGACCGCGAAAAAATACAGGAACTCTTCCGAAAGTATTGA
- a CDS encoding erythromycin esterase family protein produces MKQLLIFTLSIFFITSCTHNTIRNQSGSILETLKKDDFQGKTVAISPLDPAAPFTDLQPLNTLWQSKQVIGVGEASHGTNEFYLLRHRLLAYAVQQHGLRTLALEVHFAAGQALDKYIKSGTGDLKQILHNSGYWIYTTREFAVLINWMKAYNVGKAPEQQLSIYGIDAQPQGAKGSVTALRAFFEKNDPTYLTAYDGLTKSIADGFPEFNAVTSQEEAVKLAPAYSQLLVGKIDRIQQYLVQKQAQLAAAPGYAIALKHAQVLQLGMTQIGLTDPDDGLGFRDEYMADNVAWVNTQAVGTKVMVFAHNGHINTHRSTGIRKEVSWMGNHLRKKFGAEYYATGFLFNEGSFRVSGPTGLYTATVKPKADSPLTQAFAGLGQTPFFFDLATVNRSPGLKAILEKEYFFYSAAASYAGEDSAGQFYTLPTAFDGLIFVAKTTPTQGL; encoded by the coding sequence ATGAAGCAATTATTAATTTTCACCCTGTCAATCTTCTTCATAACAAGCTGTACCCACAATACAATACGCAATCAGTCGGGCAGTATACTTGAAACCCTTAAAAAAGATGATTTTCAGGGTAAGACAGTGGCCATTTCCCCCCTCGACCCGGCGGCTCCCTTCACTGATCTACAGCCGCTCAACACGCTCTGGCAGAGCAAACAAGTTATTGGCGTGGGTGAGGCCAGTCACGGAACCAACGAGTTCTACTTATTGCGGCATCGGCTACTGGCCTACGCCGTGCAGCAACACGGTCTGCGAACACTGGCCCTGGAAGTTCACTTTGCCGCCGGACAAGCCCTCGACAAGTATATTAAGTCCGGCACCGGCGACCTTAAACAAATTTTACACAACTCAGGCTACTGGATTTACACGACTCGGGAGTTCGCGGTCCTCATCAATTGGATGAAGGCCTACAATGTGGGAAAAGCACCGGAGCAGCAATTGAGCATTTACGGCATAGATGCTCAACCGCAGGGGGCAAAGGGCAGTGTAACGGCATTACGGGCATTTTTCGAAAAAAATGACCCCACGTACCTAACCGCCTACGACGGTTTGACGAAATCCATCGCTGACGGGTTTCCTGAGTTCAATGCGGTCACCTCTCAGGAGGAGGCTGTTAAATTGGCACCGGCCTACTCACAGCTATTGGTTGGTAAAATAGACCGGATACAGCAATACCTGGTTCAAAAACAGGCTCAGTTGGCGGCCGCGCCCGGCTATGCCATAGCCCTGAAACACGCTCAGGTATTACAGCTTGGGATGACCCAGATTGGCCTCACAGACCCGGATGACGGCCTTGGTTTTCGCGACGAATATATGGCCGACAATGTAGCCTGGGTCAATACGCAGGCCGTCGGAACGAAGGTGATGGTCTTTGCCCATAACGGCCATATCAATACCCATCGCTCAACGGGAATCAGGAAAGAAGTAAGCTGGATGGGCAATCACCTGCGCAAGAAGTTTGGAGCGGAATATTACGCAACGGGCTTTCTTTTTAATGAAGGGAGTTTCCGGGTATCGGGGCCAACGGGCCTCTACACAGCCACCGTGAAGCCCAAAGCCGATAGTCCGCTGACACAGGCATTTGCTGGGTTAGGTCAGACTCCGTTTTTCTTCGACCTGGCCACCGTAAACCGGTCACCCGGCCTGAAAGCTATCCTTGAAAAAGAGTACTTTTTTTACAGCGCAGCGGCCTCGTACGCCGGCGAAGACAGTGCCGGGCAGTTTTATACCCTGCCAACGGCTTTCGATGGGTTGATATTCGTGGCCAAAACAACACCCACCCAGGGCTTATAG